The region TGCTAAATTCCACCTTGAAATCTACTCACAACAACGCTTACCTTATATTTTCTCTTTTGCTATACACACCTCCCCATGTATTCTCTATGTTCTTGTTTCTATTGTAAGTGTAGCTACTTTGATCAATGGCTTAATGGGAAAAATCACCCTTTTGAATGATTCATCGAATTCTTTAGTTCTTCGAACTCGTCTTGATATATCATGGAAATGGATTCTTCTCTGTGTTTTTCAAATTTGTGTTGGTTTGGGAATTGAAGCAAGCATTGCAGCTGGAGTTTTCGACTCCGACAACGATGTTTTCGGTGGTGTTGAGAGAAGCTTCTTAAGCAGAATGATATTCCTGTTGGGGTTACACGAGACAACACAAATTTGGTCAAGAGTTGTTGTGAGACCAGTGGTGGATGACACTGTTTTTGGTAATGGAAAAAGAGAGAGACTATGGGTTGAGAAAGTGGTTGTTGCTGGTTGTTTAGGAACATTGTGGTGGTGGAAGTTGAGAGAGGAGATTGAGAAATTGGGTTTTATGAGTGAAACAGAAAAAGAACAAGATTTGATGGGTGTTGGAATTGAGGAATTTGTTGGATGGTGGTTGTATTATTTAACTGTTACAATTGGAATGGTGAGAATTGTGAAAGGTGTTATGTGGATTTTCATGGTTTCTTTGTGTAGAAGAAGGGTAACAGAGGTTTCTGAAGTGGAATTGGAACAGAATCAGAATGATGAAAAGGTTTAGATTTGATTGTTTTTTAGTCTCTTTTGTTTTGATATTTGATTCTAT is a window of Lathyrus oleraceus cultivar Zhongwan6 chromosome 6, CAAS_Psat_ZW6_1.0, whole genome shotgun sequence DNA encoding:
- the LOC127097813 gene encoding uncharacterized protein LOC127097813; the encoded protein is MGWQEKSKEFFFNYVITIYTPRAIFHLLTISILTLLLPLSFLLLSSLSGAKFHLEIYSQQRLPYIFSFAIHTSPCILYVLVSIVSVATLINGLMGKITLLNDSSNSLVLRTRLDISWKWILLCVFQICVGLGIEASIAAGVFDSDNDVFGGVERSFLSRMIFLLGLHETTQIWSRVVVRPVVDDTVFGNGKRERLWVEKVVVAGCLGTLWWWKLREEIEKLGFMSETEKEQDLMGVGIEEFVGWWLYYLTVTIGMVRIVKGVMWIFMVSLCRRRVTEVSEVELEQNQNDEKV